Part of the Subtercola frigoramans genome, AGCTGGACGCGCGTCACGCAGGTACCGGCCCTGGCCGGGATGGCACTCGCAGAGCCGACGCTCGAGCACTTCACCGGCGAGGACGGGCTCCGGTTGAGCGGCTGGTTGTACCGCGCTCCTGGTGGAGCACGCCCCCGTGGTGCGCACGCGAAGCCGATCGACGACGCGGGTGAAGCAGAATCGGCTCGGTCTGCCGGGCCCGCCATGCTGAGCCTGCACGGCGGACCAGAGGCGCAGGAGAGACCGACGTTCAACCCGCAGCACCAGGCGATGGTCGCAGCGGGCATCACCGTCTTCGCGCCGAACGTGCGCGGGTCATCCGGTTTCGGCCGCGAGTTCAGCCATCTCGACGACGTTCATAGGCGACAGGGCGCGTTCGACGATGTGCTCGCCGCGGCCCGGTTCCTCGTCGACGCCGGCCTGGCCGACGCGGGGCGGATCGCTGTGACGGGTCGCTCCTACGGCGGCTACCTCACCCTGGCCGCGCTGGCATTCTCCCCCGGTGTCTTCGCTGCCGCAATCGACATCTGCGGGATGTCCCACATGATGACCTTCTACCGGGACACCGAGCCGTGGATCGCCGCGGCCGCTGTGACCAAGTACGGGCATCCGGAACACGACCAGAAGCTGTTACGCCGCATCTCGCCGCTTGTGAAGGTGTCGAACATCGATGTGCCCCTGCTGGTGGCGCACGGTGAGCTCGACACGAACGTGCCTGTGAACGAGGCACGCCAGGTCGTGGCCGCGCTGCGCGAACTCGGGAGGCCGGTCGAGTACCTCGAACTCGCGGGTGAGGGTCACGAGTACCGACGCGCAGAGTCGAAACTGCTGCTCGCCGAGACGATGGTGCGGTTCCTGCTGGAGAACCTCTCCCGAATCGAGGGGTGAACAGCCGCCCATCGCCTGCGATTCACGACAGGATGGATCCATGCGGTCGAGGCGCACTGCCGTCGTCTGGCTCACACTCGGTGTCGGAGCCCTCTTTCTCGTGCTCGCCTGGCTGTCGAAAGAGCCCTGCCTGGCACTGAATGCCGCCGGAACAGGCGTCGACTGGAGTGGCGGGCTGCCGTTCCGAGCGGCATGTTACACCGACATTATTCCGCTCTACGGGGCGCGAGGGTTCGACACGACCGCCTTCCCCTACGCGCACGGCGCCGTGGGCGTGTCTTCAGGCGCCCCTGCCTCCCAACCTCGCTTTCTCGAGTACCCGGTTCTCACCGGCATGCTCGGCTGGCTGGCAGCCGGGCTCTCGGCGGGGTACACCGCGATCTCGGGAGCAGGACTTGTGCCGGCCGGTATCGGCGTGGTGCAGTTCTTCACCGTGACCGCGCTCCTGTTGTCGGCCTGCTGGCTGTTCGTGGTCTGGGCGGTGACCCGGCTGGCACCCGACCAGCCGTTCGCGGCGGTGTTCGTGGCGGCCTCGCCGGTAGTGGCACTCCAGGCGTTCACCAACTGGGATGCCCTGGCCGTCGCCCTGGCGATGGGGGCGATGCTCGCTTTCGCGGCAGCAGAGAGGGCTGGCCCAAAGGCTCAGTCGTGGTGGATCTGGGTCGTCGTTGGCGGGGCACTGTGCGGTCTGGGAGCAGCGGCGAAGCTGTTCCCGGCGCTGATTCTGGTCGCGGTACTGCTGCTGGGCATCCGGAACCGGTCGTTGACGACCTTTCTGCTCGCGACCGCCGGCGCGCTCGGCGCCTGGCTGGTCGTCAACGTGCCTGTTGCGGTCGTCTGGCCCGCGGCGTGGTTCGAGTTTCTGCGCATCAACACCCTGCGGGGCGTCAACGTCGATTCGATCTACCAGTCACTTGCAAGCGCGACCGGATGGTCGGCCCCCGACAGCGCGGCCGCCGGGTGGATCTCCGCTGCCCTCTTCGTCGCGGGCGTTGTCGGTGCCGCGGTCTTCACCGTGCGAGTTGCAACAGCACCCACGCTGGCGCAGCTGGTGTTCATCGTGCTCGCCCTGTTCCTGCTCGTCAACAAGGTGTGGAGCCCGCAATACTCGCTGTGGTTGCTGCCGTTCCTGGTGCTTGCCCTCGCGCGGGCCGGTGGCGCGGTGCTCGTCGGCAGCCTCGCGGCGTGGTCGGCCGTCGAAGCAGCGCTGTGGTTCGTCGATATGAACCATTTCGCGAACCCGGGAGCAGGGGTCGACGCCTGGCTGGTCGGCACCGTGATCGTGCGCACAGTTGTCACGGGCGCCCTGGTGTTGGTGGTCGTCTACTCGAACCGCCACGACACGAGCCAGAAGTGCAGGTCGACAAAGCCGTTCGTGACCGGCGGCGATGCCACCCACAGTGGATAGAAGAACGCACTCACGGCGAGGCAGACCAGGAGAAACCCGCCGACCACGGCGATACCGAATCGTCGAATCCGCGGTGGATCGGTGCGGCTGCCGAGCAGGTAGCCAAGCACCGCCGTGAGCGCCAGGATCAGGTAGGGCTCGAAGATGATCGAGTAGAACTGGAAGATCGTGCGGTTCATGAAGAGCAACCAGGGCAGATAGCCGGCGACGACTCCGAGCAGGATCACTCCGAGCATCCATTCGCGGCGCAGAACGAAGCGCACCAGCACGACGATGACGGCCGCGACCGACGCCCACCAGATGATCGGGTTGACCATGAGCCACGCCGTCTCGCGGCAGACGGACTCGCCGCAAGGGCCGATACCGCCCGAGGTCGTGCGGGTGTACATGCTGAGCGGCTGCGTGTAGAGCAGCCAGGTGAGCGGGTTCGCCTGGTAGCCGTGCGGGGTGCTCAGATTCACGTTGAAGGCGAGCATAGCGAGGTGGTGGTGCACGAAATTCTGGATGATCGGAGGAACCCACGCGAACCCTCCGCCCCAGGCGGCGTTGTGCTGCTGCACCCAGTGGCGGTCGCTGCCGCCGTCGGTGACGAACCAGCCTGTCCACGTGGCGAGGTAGGCGATCGCGGCGGAGACCCCGAGTACACCGGTCGAGTAGGCCGCACGCCGTATCGAAACCAGCCGTGAGGGTCTCGATACGCGTGGCTCCGCCCCGCTCCTCGACCGGCGGGAGGCCAGCCAGTCGGTGATCGCGACGAAGACGGCGAAGGCCAGCAGGAACCAGATCGCCGACCACTTGGTACCGCACGCGAGGCCGAAGAGCACGCCGGCGACCACGAGCCAGGGGCGTCGCCAGAGCAGGCGGCGGCCGATCATCCGTCGTGCGTTCTGGGAACGGCGATCGAGGAGCGTCGCACCCACGCCGGCGAGACAGAGCAGCGTGAGGGGGCCGTCGAGAATGGCGGTGCGGCTCAGAACGATCGCCTGGCCGTCGACGCCGATCAGCAGGCCTGCGATGCTCGCCAGCACGATCGAGCCGAACAGGTGCCGGGCGATCAGGTACGTCAGCAGTACGACGAGGATTCCGCAGACGGCGACCGCGATGCGCCAGCCGACCGTGCTGTCACGGCCGAAGAGAGCGAACCCGGTCTGGATGATCCATTTTCCGAGCGGTGGATGCACGGCGAACTCTGCATCGGCCGAGAACCCGTCTGTCTGCCCTCTGTTGACCTGGGCGTTCGCGTCGTCTGGCCAGGTTCCTTCGTAGCCGAGGCGGCTCATCGAGAGCGCGTCTTTGACGTAGTAGGTCTCGTCGAAGACCAGGGAGTTGGGCCAGCCGAGGTTCCAGAGCCGAAGGAACGCGGCGAACGACGTGACGATGATCGGTGCGATCCACGCCGAGCGGCGGTGGCGCGCGGGAGTGGAGAGCACACGGCCCCACCAGCGGTCGAGTCGCGTTGTGGCGAGGTCGGCGCCGACACTCGGGGGCGCCAGGGCAGCCGTATCTGCATCGTGTGGGTGCAGAGTCTTGTTCACGGCCGGTCCCTTGGATATGATCCTGCCATGAGGGTACCTCGGAGGTTGGCTCTCGGGCTCGCACCCGTGCCGCTCGTGCTTGCGCTCCTCTTCGCCGGCAGCTCGTCAGCCGCCTTCGCTGCGACGACGAATTCGTGCACCACGGCACCGGCGTCGAGTGGAACGACAAGTTCGGGCACCACCTCAAGCGGCACCACCGGTACAACCTCGACGACCGACACAACGTCGACCACCGGTACAACCTCGACGACCGACACGACATCCACGACTGACACCACGTCGACCACGGACACGACGTCAACGACAGATACGACGGCAACGACTGACACGACCTCCACCACAGACACGACGTCAACGACAGATACGACGGCAACGACTGACACGACGGCCACGACCGACACCACCTCCACCACAGACACGACGGCAACAACCGACACCACGGCCACGACCGAAACGACGCCGACCACCGAGACGACCGGCACGACCTCGACAACGGCAACGACAGACACCACCTCGATCCAGCCTGCCGTCTACGCTCCCCACTCCGGGGTGCTGCGCATCGCTGCAGCAATCGACCTCACCACGCCGGGTTCGACACCCGACAGTCTGTCGGCCGCAGCCACCACCGACCCCTCGTGCGACCCGGGCACAACCGGCACCGGCTCGCCCACCTCGTCGTCGGGCGGTACGACCAACCTCAGCTCGACCGGGCTCGCCGTTGGTGGCGCCCTCGTCGCCATCGTGGCGTTCCTGGCACTCGGCGCCGCCGCGCTTCTCTACCGCAACCGCGGGCTCAAGCGCTGACCGGGCCCAGCCGGCCGCACTCGAAACCTGCACGCAATACACCGTCACGAGCGCGGAACGACGCTCGCGTATAGTTCGTCTCATCGTCACCGGTAGTTCACCGGAGCTTTGATTGACACGCTTACGTTTCGATGATGCGAACAGGGGCCACAACCGAGATGATCGACGCAGTTGATCCATTCATAGGTACCGAAATCACCTCGCTGCCGCCGCAGTCCGGTCTGGCTGCGACCTGGTGGTGGCCCAAGCCCCAGGTCGGCAACACGCACCCCGGTGCGACTTTTCCGCTCGGAATGGTCTCTGCCTGCGCCTACTCCGGCGCCTACCCGACGGGGTACGGGCAGTACGATCTGTCTCTCGAGGGGGTGCCGTCGAGCATCCATGACCGGCAGCTCGCCTCAGGCTTCACGCACTTCCAGCAATCGGGCACGGGAGCCATTCGCAAGTACTACAACTACTTCAGGGTGAGCCCGATGATCGAGCCGCTCGACGCACTCGGCCGCACCTGGGACATCACCGAGGAGCACGCCGAACCCGGCTGGTATTCGGCGACCCTCGACTCGGGTGTGACGGCCGAGATCACCGTCGGGCCGAAGAGTGCGGTGCACCGCTACACGTTCCCGCAGCACCCGAATGCCCGCATCGTCATCGACTTCTCGCTCGGTGGACTCTCGATCCCCTACGGCAAAACGATTCCACTGCGGGCGCACCTCGAGTCGGTGTCGCCGGGGGTTGCCAGCGGCCAGATCGTCGTCGAGGGCACTCCCCTGTCGGTGTACATCGAGTGCGACACTCCGCAGTGGCGACAGATGCTCTGGTACGACCGCAGGCTGATGCCCGGCGGAACCCGGCTCGACTTCGACCACATCAGGCCGACCACCCTCCGGCCGTTCGGGCTCATGTGGGCGGGGCCGAGCAAGCCTGGGCAATCACTGGGCCTGGCGTCGGTACTCTCGCCCGAGGCCGACCTTGCACCGGGGCGCTACGGCGAGCGACCGGATGATCTCAGCATCGAATTGCGCATCGGCTTCTCGCTGCGCGGGGTCGAACAGGCCAAGCAGAACCTCTACGACGACTGCGGCGAAGGCCAATCCCGGTTCTCCAGGCGCAAGGAGCGCACGCAGAAGACCTGGCGCAAGGCCCTCAAGACGATCACGGTGCAGACGCCATCGGATGACCGGCAGACCGTGTTCTCAACCGCTCTCTACCACTCGCTCATCAAGCCCTGCCTTGCTCCGTCAGAGAGCCCGTTCTGGCCGGCCGACGGCCCGTTCGCCTACGACATCAGCACCATGTGGGACATCTACCGCACCCAGCTGCCGCTGCTCACCCTGCTCATGCCCGAACGCTCGGTGGAGCTGGCCAACGCGCTGCTCACCATCTGCGAAGAAGAAGGCAACTTTCCCATCGGCTACCGCATGGCCCGGGGCAGCGACCGCTTCTCACGGCAGGGCAGCGCTCTGGCGCACACCTTTCTGGCTGATCTCTGCCAGCTCGGCCTGGGCGGCATCGACTGGGACTGGGCACTCGTGCACATGTCGGATGACCTGCGGCGCACCTACGGCGAGGAATTCCTACTGCGTGGCGAGGCCCACCCCATCACCCACACCCTCGACCTCGCCTTCGGGTACTGGTGCACCGCCCGCGTCGCCCAGCACCTCGGCGACAAGACGCTCGTCGACCAGTTCTCTGCGCTCTCTGAGCGGTGGTCGAATGCGTTCGACACCTCGACAGGGCTCCTCAAAGACTCGACCTACTACGAAGGAAGTCGCTACAACTACTCGTTCCGTCTGTTGCACGACATGTCGGGCCGCATCGCCCTGAGCGGCGGTGTCGACCGGTTTGTGGCCCAGCTCGACGAATTCTTCGGCTACGGCGCTGAGCCCGTGACGCAGCTCGGCAACCAGCCGAGCGCCCCCGAGATCGTCGCCGGGTACGCACTCGGGCGTTTCGAGGGCCTCAACAATGAGCCCGACATGGATGCACCGTGGGCCTACCACTACGCCGGCCGGCCCGACAGAACGGCCGAGATCGTTCACAACATCATCCACCAGCAGTTCAGCACAGGCCGCGGCGGACTCCCCGGTAACGATGACTCCGGCGGCCTCAGCTCCTGGTTCGTCTGGGCGTCGCTCGGGCTCTTCCCGGTGGCCGGCCAGAACATCTTCCTGGTGAACGCACCCTCGTTCTCCGAGAGCTCGATCGCAACCGATGGCGGCCCGTTCATCATTCGAACGCGCGGCTTCGTCGAGCCTGAACCCGGCGGAAAGGTTCAGTACGTACACTCAGTGGAACTCAACGGTTCGCCGCTCGAACGCTCGTGGATCACGGGCCATGAACTGCACCGCGGAGGCGAGCTCGTGGTGACCCTTGCCGCCGAACCGAGCACCTGGGCCACCGAACACGTACCCCCTTCGCATACCCCCTTCGCCCACACCACGACCGCACCCCCTGCCCGAGGAGACCAGCCATGACCACCATCGAAAACCGTCTCGTGATCGTGGTGCGCGCCGATCCTGTCATCTGCGGGCACTCGGTCGAAGCACGAAATCTCGCCGAGACCGCCCTCGAGCGCGGATTCGACGAGGTGCGCATCGTCACCTGGCCCATCGAGACCCTCGAGAGGGCGGGTCTGCCTCTCAAACCGCTCGATTCTGTGCTGCCCTACAGCCCGGGCATCTTCGTCGATCGCCCGGCTCCTGTCGGGGACTACAAGGTGCCAGACGGCCGGTACCTGGCCGGAATCATCGGCCGGCTCGTCGAACTCTTCACCGATGGCGTGCCCACCGTGTGCCTGTCGCTGTACCTGAGCCCCCACACGATCGCCGTGGCCGATGCCCTGCGGGCAGCTTGGGGAACCGGCCTGCCCGTCAACGTCACGACCATCGCCGAGGCCGTCGGCTCCGACGTGACCAACGTGGTTCGCACGGCGGTCACCGAGGGCAGGCTCGGCGCAGCAGCACACATTCTCTCGAGCTACCTCAGCCAGGATCACTGCGTTGCGGTCTCGGAGTACACCCGCGACCTCATCATCACCGAGGCCGAACTCGTCGACCAGCATCACGGCACCCGTTTCGCGCCCCAGTGTCGCGAGCGCATCACCGTCTCGTACCCCGCCATCGACGCCGACGCCTACACGCACCTCGACGAGCAGGTCATCGACGAGGTGCTTGCAGCCCGCGGGCTCGAGCGCGAGAGCTACGTGCTCTTCCTCTCGCGCCTCACCGCTGCGAAGGGCGTCGAAGAACTCATCACCGGGTTCGAACTGAGCGAGTCGCACCATGACAAGACGCTCGTGATCGCCGGGCGTGGCCCCCAGGCAGAGGCCATCCGGGAATTCGCCTCGCACTCACCGATGGTCGACCGCATCCGGTTTCTCGACGATGTCGGCGACGCTGAGAAGCCGTACCTGATGGCCGGGTGCGCGGCTTTCGTTCTGCCGAGCAAGCCCCGCCCCGAATTCGTCGAAACCTTCGGTATTGCCCTTGCCGAGAAGATGCTCGCCGGCGGCGGGCCGGTGATCACCACACTGACCGGGGGAATCGGTGAGGCGATCGGAGATCATGCCCTCATCGTCGAGGTCGAAGACCCCGAAGGAATCGCCGCGGCGCTCGACAAGGCCATTCTGCACACCACGCGCGACGAACGCAGGGAGTGGGCGGATCGCGCACGCGAGTACGCCCTGCAATTCGACCGCCGACGAGTCTTCGACAAGATGTTCGCGAGCATTCCCCGCGCGAAGGCCTACGAGCTCTGACTCTGACGCCGACGAGATCTGACTCGCATTACAGCACCCCAAGGCAACCGGCTTCTGCACTCATCCAGGCGAATCGGCCTCGACACGGTCTTTCGTTTCGCTGGGTGCTGTGCTGAACTCCTTCACCGTCGCCTCGAGTATTGCGTATGAGGCCCGTTGTGCGCCATCTGCATCTGACTCGGCGAGAGCAGCAGCGAGGGCATGATGGCGATCCACGGAGGGAGAGGTGTACGTCGTGATCGTGTATCGGCGTTCCTGTTCACGCGTTCGCAGCACCGCCTCGACAGTTCCGGCGAAGTGGGCCATGACCGCATTGCCTGAGCTTCTGAGCACGAGGGTGTGGAACGCGACATCCGCCTCGAGAAACACCTTTCCGTCGCCGCTCCGGTTCGCGTCGTCCATAGTGTCTGCGGCGGCGCATACCGCTCTCCGCTCGGTGGCCGTCATGTGTGCTGCGCTGAGCCTGGCGGCAATCGGTTCGATGCCGAGCCTCAATTGGAGGAGCTCGCGCATCTGCGTATAGTAGCCAGGACCCTGCCCACGCCAGAAGATGATCTGGGGGCTGAAGAGGTCCCAGGAATCCCACGGGAGCACGACTGTGCCTACACGCTGGCGAGCTTCAACCAGTCCCAGCGATTGCAGCACCCGGATGCTCTCCCGAAGAACCGAACGCGAAACGTCGAACTCTGCGCTCATCTCGTCGAGATTGAGTATGAAGCCGGGTGGTAGCTGGCCGCTGACGATGTCCGCACCCACAGAGTTCAGGACCCGGGAATGAAGGCCGCCCACAGTACGCGACGAGGCCGTGTTGAAATGCGCCATTGGCGTGTTCCTGCGCTCCTCACGCACCCGATTTGGGGGCACAGCTTGACTACACCGTAATTCGGGATAATAATCAAATAAATCTGATTAATCGGTTTATATATTTTGACGAAGAGGTCGCAGGGAAGCGCCTCTGAAAGGGGCTTTCATCCATGAATCTCATCTCGGCCGTATTCACCGCAGATCCTATCAAGCCGTCCGGTAGCCCGGAACAGCTCATCATCGCAGCGCTGATCGGCGTTGCCGTGATCATCACCCTCATCACCTGGCTCAAAGTGCATCCATTCCTGGCACTGACTGTCGGGTCGATCGGTGTGGGAATCGGAGCTGGGTTGGCTCCGTTGGGAGCCGTCGCCAGCTTCGGCGCCGGGTTCGGCGCAACCATGACGAGCGTGGGCATCCTCATCGCCTTCGGCGCGATGTTCGGCAAGATCCTTGCTGACTCCGGCGGCGCAGATCGCATCGTTGACACGCTGGTATCACGGTCAAGCAAGCGGGCACTGCCGTGGACAATGGCGCTCATCGGAGCGCTCATC contains:
- a CDS encoding glycosyltransferase family 87 protein, which translates into the protein MRSRRTAVVWLTLGVGALFLVLAWLSKEPCLALNAAGTGVDWSGGLPFRAACYTDIIPLYGARGFDTTAFPYAHGAVGVSSGAPASQPRFLEYPVLTGMLGWLAAGLSAGYTAISGAGLVPAGIGVVQFFTVTALLLSACWLFVVWAVTRLAPDQPFAAVFVAASPVVALQAFTNWDALAVALAMGAMLAFAAAERAGPKAQSWWIWVVVGGALCGLGAAAKLFPALILVAVLLLGIRNRSLTTFLLATAGALGAWLVVNVPVAVVWPAAWFEFLRINTLRGVNVDSIYQSLASATGWSAPDSAAAGWISAALFVAGVVGAAVFTVRVATAPTLAQLVFIVLALFLLVNKVWSPQYSLWLLPFLVLALARAGGAVLVGSLAAWSAVEAALWFVDMNHFANPGAGVDAWLVGTVIVRTVVTGALVLVVVYSNRHDTSQKCRSTKPFVTGGDATHSG
- a CDS encoding dolichyl-phosphate-mannose--protein mannosyltransferase, with the translated sequence MNKTLHPHDADTAALAPPSVGADLATTRLDRWWGRVLSTPARHRRSAWIAPIIVTSFAAFLRLWNLGWPNSLVFDETYYVKDALSMSRLGYEGTWPDDANAQVNRGQTDGFSADAEFAVHPPLGKWIIQTGFALFGRDSTVGWRIAVAVCGILVVLLTYLIARHLFGSIVLASIAGLLIGVDGQAIVLSRTAILDGPLTLLCLAGVGATLLDRRSQNARRMIGRRLLWRRPWLVVAGVLFGLACGTKWSAIWFLLAFAVFVAITDWLASRRSRSGAEPRVSRPSRLVSIRRAAYSTGVLGVSAAIAYLATWTGWFVTDGGSDRHWVQQHNAAWGGGFAWVPPIIQNFVHHHLAMLAFNVNLSTPHGYQANPLTWLLYTQPLSMYTRTTSGGIGPCGESVCRETAWLMVNPIIWWASVAAVIVVLVRFVLRREWMLGVILLGVVAGYLPWLLFMNRTIFQFYSIIFEPYLILALTAVLGYLLGSRTDPPRIRRFGIAVVGGFLLVCLAVSAFFYPLWVASPPVTNGFVDLHFWLVSWRFE
- a CDS encoding glycoside hydrolase domain-containing protein, producing the protein MIDAVDPFIGTEITSLPPQSGLAATWWWPKPQVGNTHPGATFPLGMVSACAYSGAYPTGYGQYDLSLEGVPSSIHDRQLASGFTHFQQSGTGAIRKYYNYFRVSPMIEPLDALGRTWDITEEHAEPGWYSATLDSGVTAEITVGPKSAVHRYTFPQHPNARIVIDFSLGGLSIPYGKTIPLRAHLESVSPGVASGQIVVEGTPLSVYIECDTPQWRQMLWYDRRLMPGGTRLDFDHIRPTTLRPFGLMWAGPSKPGQSLGLASVLSPEADLAPGRYGERPDDLSIELRIGFSLRGVEQAKQNLYDDCGEGQSRFSRRKERTQKTWRKALKTITVQTPSDDRQTVFSTALYHSLIKPCLAPSESPFWPADGPFAYDISTMWDIYRTQLPLLTLLMPERSVELANALLTICEEEGNFPIGYRMARGSDRFSRQGSALAHTFLADLCQLGLGGIDWDWALVHMSDDLRRTYGEEFLLRGEAHPITHTLDLAFGYWCTARVAQHLGDKTLVDQFSALSERWSNAFDTSTGLLKDSTYYEGSRYNYSFRLLHDMSGRIALSGGVDRFVAQLDEFFGYGAEPVTQLGNQPSAPEIVAGYALGRFEGLNNEPDMDAPWAYHYAGRPDRTAEIVHNIIHQQFSTGRGGLPGNDDSGGLSSWFVWASLGLFPVAGQNIFLVNAPSFSESSIATDGGPFIIRTRGFVEPEPGGKVQYVHSVELNGSPLERSWITGHELHRGGELVVTLAAEPSTWATEHVPPSHTPFAHTTTAPPARGDQP
- a CDS encoding glycosyltransferase translates to MTTIENRLVIVVRADPVICGHSVEARNLAETALERGFDEVRIVTWPIETLERAGLPLKPLDSVLPYSPGIFVDRPAPVGDYKVPDGRYLAGIIGRLVELFTDGVPTVCLSLYLSPHTIAVADALRAAWGTGLPVNVTTIAEAVGSDVTNVVRTAVTEGRLGAAAHILSSYLSQDHCVAVSEYTRDLIITEAELVDQHHGTRFAPQCRERITVSYPAIDADAYTHLDEQVIDEVLAARGLERESYVLFLSRLTAAKGVEELITGFELSESHHDKTLVIAGRGPQAEAIREFASHSPMVDRIRFLDDVGDAEKPYLMAGCAAFVLPSKPRPEFVETFGIALAEKMLAGGGPVITTLTGGIGEAIGDHALIVEVEDPEGIAAALDKAILHTTRDERREWADRAREYALQFDRRRVFDKMFASIPRAKAYEL
- a CDS encoding FadR/GntR family transcriptional regulator, translating into MAHFNTASSRTVGGLHSRVLNSVGADIVSGQLPPGFILNLDEMSAEFDVSRSVLRESIRVLQSLGLVEARQRVGTVVLPWDSWDLFSPQIIFWRGQGPGYYTQMRELLQLRLGIEPIAARLSAAHMTATERRAVCAAADTMDDANRSGDGKVFLEADVAFHTLVLRSSGNAVMAHFAGTVEAVLRTREQERRYTITTYTSPSVDRHHALAAALAESDADGAQRASYAILEATVKEFSTAPSETKDRVEADSPG